DNA from Borreliella garinii:
AATAATTATATTAAAATGAAACACTTTCTTTCAAAATTCTGGTGCAAAAGTGTAAAAATATTCTTACCAAATAAGTAATTATACATTATTATTTATTAATAATCAATACAATTTAATAATTGTATATTTAGCTACCTGCAACCCAAGTTTACTTCAAAAGCTTTAAAGGGTTAATAGGAATATTTTTTTTTAATATTTCAAAGTGTAAATGGGGTCCTGTTGAGCGCCCCGTTTGTCCTACCATTCCAAGCAATTCGCCTGATTTAATCGGGTCTCCTATCTTTACAGAATATGAATTTAAATGCCCATAAAGAGATTTAATATTATTTTTGTGACCAACTACAACAAAATTACCATAAAGATCATTGTATCCAACTTCAATGACTATTCCAGAAGAAGAGGAATACACTTCCGTATTCATTGGAGCTGCAAGATCTATTCCCGTATGAAAACTTTTATTACCAGTGAAAGGATCATTTCTAAATCCAAAATCAGAACTAACAATAAATTTTTTTAAAGGAAAAATAAAGTTGGCATTTAAAAAAAAAAGTAACTCTGTACCTGAAAAAAGTCCAAAATCTGGATTCTTTACAAAATCAAAAAAATAAAACTCATAAACTCTGTCGCTCCTTTTAATTTTTATTTTTTCAGCTTTAGTGAGATCTCTTGTTGCTAAGAGCAAATTATTAAACCTATAATCTTTGCTATCAAAAACAAAAACTCCTTTTTTACTAGGAATAAGAAGCTCTTGCCCAACACTCACAAGAGGAGAATCTAATAAATTAACGGTAGCAATGCCAGACTGCCATCCATTTATTTTATTAGCAATTTTAAAAAAAGTATCCCCCTTTTTAACTTTATATAAGTAAAAAAATAGGGGAATATGCTGTTTTTTATTATATTTTAAAACTTTGACTTTAAGATCAGAAAAAATAGGATCTTTTCTTGAAAAATTTTTTATTTCTGGATAAGAAAAAACACAAATTGCTTTTAAAAAAAAGAAAACTACTTTAAATAAAAAAAAATTTTTACTCATACTGCAAATTCTTTCACCCTTAATTAATCAAAATATAATAAAAAACATAAAAAAAATAAATCGTGTTTAGACTTGCAAATAATAACAAACTGTAATAAACTTTCTCTCAACATGAAGCTAAACGAATACCAAGAAAAAGCAAAAAAAACTGCTAAATACAAAAATAAAAAAGAAGAATTAATTTTAACAACACTTGGTCTTGCTGGAGAAACTGGAGAAGTTGTTGAAAAAATAAAAAAATTAGGAAGAGATAAAAATTACATTATTGATGATGACTACTTAATATCAATTAAAAAAGAGCTTGGGGATGTTTTATGGTACTTATCAACTTTAAGTAATAATCTAGGCATTACACTTGAAGATGTTGCCCTAACTAACCTAAAAAAAATACAAAAGCGTCATGAAAATGGAACAATAAATGGTGAAGGTGACGACAGATAAAGCATTGAGATCAAAAATACTTAAAGTCTAAAAATACAAATGCTTAATATTTATATAAAGGGAATTTTACTTGGAATTGCAAACATAATCCCAGGGGTTTCTGGGGGAACACTGGCTTTAATATTAAAAATATATTACAAAATAATAAATTCTATTTCAGAAATCTTAAAGCTTACAGAAATTAAAAAAAATTTAATGTTTTTAACCATTTTGGCAACAGGAATGTTAACCTCAATATTATTAGCTGCAAAAATATTCAAAGCTTATGCCTTTGACAATGGAATAATAGAAGCGTTGCTAATAGCATTTTTCATAGGATTAACATTTGGGAGTATGCTAACACTAAAGCCAGAAATATTAAAAGAAACAAATAGTAATAAAAAAATATTAAAGCATTTGTTGTTTTTGATTGGCATGGCTATTATTGTGCTCTTCTTAATAATCAAAGAATCTAATATACAATTGCAAAGCACAATACCTAAAGACAAAAACTCAATAAAATATTACTTATTATTAATATCCTCCGGAGCAATAAGCGGAGCATCAATGATCTTGCCGGGAATCTCAGGATCTGCAGTGCTTTTACTATTTGGCTTTTATAAAGAAATAATACTCATTATATCCGAATTTAACATTACTCTTATTGCAATATTTACAGCAGCTGTAACAATAGGAATAGTTACATCAATATTAATAATAAAGAAAATAATAGATAATCAATTAAATAATTTTATTTATTTATCAAGAGGCCTAATTTTTGGATCAATTCTACAAATGATATTAATCGTATTAAAATTAAATTATAAAATCAGCTTTACATCTTTTACGTCTTTGGGAACATCATTTATATTGGGAATGTTTATAAACAAAAAAATGACTGATAAATGTAAATAAAAAGTTTTAAAAATACCGAAGACCGGACTTGAACCGGTACGGAGCTTCCTCCTCAGGATTTTAAGTCCTGTGTGTCTACCACTTCCACCACTTCGGCATAGAATAATATAATAAATAATAATATATTATGATGTCAAGTTACGCAAGAGAATAAATACAAAAACTCAATTGATAACTATTTTTTGGGGAAAATTTTCAACAGAATAATTGCTGTACAAATAATCTGCAATTACAAACATAAATGAATATAAAGAAACCCTAGCAAAAAAATTAGAAAAAACTCTAAAGTTAATTTTATTTGCCAGCATTGAAATATTGTTTGAATCATTTATTAAGCTAAAA
Protein-coding regions in this window:
- a CDS encoding LysM peptidoglycan-binding domain-containing M23 family metallopeptidase codes for the protein MSKNFFLFKVVFFFLKAICVFSYPEIKNFSRKDPIFSDLKVKVLKYNKKQHIPLFFYLYKVKKGDTFFKIANKINGWQSGIATVNLLDSPLVSVGQELLIPSKKGVFVFDSKDYRFNNLLLATRDLTKAEKIKIKRSDRVYEFYFFDFVKNPDFGLFSGTELLFFLNANFIFPLKKFIVSSDFGFRNDPFTGNKSFHTGIDLAAPMNTEVYSSSSGIVIEVGYNDLYGNFVVVGHKNNIKSLYGHLNSYSVKIGDPIKSGELLGMVGQTGRSTGPHLHFEILKKNIPINPLKLLK
- a CDS encoding DUF368 domain-containing protein: MLNIYIKGILLGIANIIPGVSGGTLALILKIYYKIINSISEILKLTEIKKNLMFLTILATGMLTSILLAAKIFKAYAFDNGIIEALLIAFFIGLTFGSMLTLKPEILKETNSNKKILKHLLFLIGMAIIVLFLIIKESNIQLQSTIPKDKNSIKYYLLLISSGAISGASMILPGISGSAVLLLFGFYKEIILIISEFNITLIAIFTAAVTIGIVTSILIIKKIIDNQLNNFIYLSRGLIFGSILQMILIVLKLNYKISFTSFTSLGTSFILGMFINKKMTDKCK
- a CDS encoding nucleoside triphosphate pyrophosphohydrolase family protein; this translates as MKLNEYQEKAKKTAKYKNKKEELILTTLGLAGETGEVVEKIKKLGRDKNYIIDDDYLISIKKELGDVLWYLSTLSNNLGITLEDVALTNLKKIQKRHENGTINGEGDDR